One Echeneis naucrates chromosome 4, fEcheNa1.1, whole genome shotgun sequence genomic window, TCTTTCCAGTTCACATTTTACTCGTCGCACACAGACAAACTCTTCAGTCTTTCAGctgctacagaaaaaaaaaaagagggaaacgGATAGGAGGACTTTTCTgtaacatgttttgttttgcagctctGTCTTATGACCAGCTGACGGAAGCTCGTTGGAGCCTCAGGGCGGAACGACAAAGTGAGGGGAGTGagtgaaacacacacgcacacacacacacacacacacacacatgccagcGTTAAGATTAGGGCCTTTTAAACACACTTAGAAAAACTTGAACCAACAGCTCCTCCAGTGGGAGCTGCTGGTTGGAGAATAGGACAAGGAGGTCAAATGTTCCTGCTCTCAAATGACTCGATTACATTATACCTAATCACAATATcacacttcaaatatttttaaaaggtgCCAAAATTAGATTAGTCACAAACACGTCTCCAGTGACAGATGAATGTGATGAAACGTGACAGCCACTAAATGTCCTCATCATCATAAAATTAGTTTCTACTGCTTGTTGGGGAAAATCTGCCTAAACGtcccaaaacaaatttttcacCTGCACAGTATCAGAAAACTGTCCAATCTGGCAGAGAGCCCAAAGGCACCTGTAGTTCCTGTGGTTctcacacattttctgtgaaactCGGTTGATTATTGGACCTTCAGATTCATTCCTGTTTCAAAAGCACTTAAGAGAGTGCCGGCTTAAACACACAGGCCTTTGACTCCTATCACTGTACtatacacaaacactgacagtaaTACCACTGATTCTACTCATATTACTGGGATTTCCAACATGACAGAGCCTCCCTGCTGAAACAGTCCAATAAAACATGCACGTTTTGTGAAATCCAATAAAAACACGCTCGCCTTTGGCTCCGTTGGCTTCGTCCTTCGCAGGCAGGTCGAATGGACGAAGCTACTCTACAGACACATTCATGAAAACAATGCTTTGGTAGTTACTGCAAAGAATAGCAATGTACGCACAACAGACTGTAGCTAGCAGGGCACTTTGGGACGACACATGATGAACGTGACGCTTTGCTGGGTCATTTTTTGCAGGTTGGGGATCTAATCGAGGCCCAAAGATGAgcttatcaaaaaaaaaaaaaaaaaaaaaacatggcacGAGTCtaactgagaaaaaaacattccagaCATTAGAAAATACATTAACAATCATCGCGTGGCTGCTTGAACTAGTCTCACTAGTATAAACAACACATGTTGAAGTACTGAACAACTACAGTAGAGTAATAATGCacatcaaaatatattaaatatattacaaaGCAACTTCAGACTACAAATGTTTGAATCAAAACATCCCCTTTGTGTCCaagttgttttttctctcccatgTTTTGTGTATTAAATGCACTTTTCCTGCAAGTGCCTCCAGTGTTGTGATTATACACCGACATTGTTGcaactcaacaacaaaaaagaagaagaagaaagtaaaaAGATGGAGTATAAAAAGAATCATCAAGTTGAAACCAGTCGATTTGTTTTGATATGCTGTGATGTCGAGTCCTTGATTTAGTCTCTTGATTGGCTTTGTCTTCTCCCTGTTGATCCTAGCGTAGTTAGAAAGGCATGTAAACAGTCGTGTGTAGCCTAAACATCCGAGCAGCTTCTCCTACATAAATCcagaaaaagaacagataaaagaaaatctaaagaaacagaaatatctgAAAAGTAAACCACACGTACTAAAAAGAAGTCCTTAAAGAAGAGGATAATCCCGGACAGGACGGTCTGTGTTTCTGGTTATGTGCAGGCTTCCTTTGatatctgtccatctgtctctctctccaactgTGGCAACGTTACACTGTGCTTGTGCTtcagtttatgtgtgtgtgtgtgtgtgtgtgtgtgtgtgtgtgtgtgtgtgtgtgtgtgtgtgtgtgtgtgtgtgtgtgtgtgtttctacgTCGCAGTGTGTGTAACTCTATACTTAGAAAGACCAAATATACTCACAAGGAAGTAAAGATGAGGTAAATTCTGCAAAGCGAGAACAGACTGAAAGTCCTCGCCGGTGTAAAGGTTAAGACTGAGGGTTGAAGTTACTACCCAGAAACagctgttgggggggggggggggggggggctgaggtTGGATGTTAGAGAGTGAGGTCTACAtaagaaagagtgtgtgtgtgtgtgtgtgtgtgtgtgtgtgtgtgtgtgtgcgcgctgaTGCCATGGACTCAGCTGAAGGCCTCATCATCCGTGTCTTCAATTAGCACCTTTGTGTCCTTTTTCGAcctagaaaaacaaaaaagggggTGAAAACAGTTTATCGTATGATTTCAACAGTCACACTCATGATAAATGATTCTAATTGTCATCTTGAACAcgtttcatttttaatcattggCACCAGTTTCTGCCGTGATAAAATGACTAAAGTCAGCTTATATTGGAATCTATACAAATCTGAGTGAATTATTCCAGGCTGCATTTTGCATAATATTTTTGTCATCAAGTAAAACTTcagtattttagttttaatccTCTGAAATAGACTTGGCTGGTCTTCCTTACTGCGAGGAGGACAGTAGGGGGCGTCGGAGCGACAGGCTGTAGGACCTCTTCCAGGTCTTCTTGCCTGAGCGGTTCCGGACACCATCTTCCTGGTCCATCATCTGCTCCAGCAGCGTCTGGTCGTCAGCGTTGAGCGGCGCCACAGAGATGTCCCTCACTGCACGAAACTCGCCACAGTTATTCAGGTGCTCGTTCTCCAGACGGAAGAAGTTCCACACAAAGCGCCTGCAGGGAGGAAGGTGAGGAAAAGGTTGGTGTGTTATCAAACTCCATCATGGGCAAAGGATTGTATGAATCCACGTGCGACCAACCTGAAGACCTCGAGAGGAGCCAGCACGGTGGCCATGATGTCTCCTACAGAATGAGTCTGGTTCATGGAGGTCATGGTGGTCAGAGAGATCTGGATCGTCCAGGCAAAACGCAGGATCACGTCCTCTATGATGGCGCAGTAATAGTAGGCCTGAAAAAAGATCAGATTTAgtcaccctgtgtgtgtgtgtgtgtgtgtgtgcgtgcgtgtgtgtgagaatgcTGTCACACTGCACCTTGTGGGGGTAAACTATTTCTTCTCGGAGGAAGGTGTTTTCTCCTGCCCCGCGGTCAAACAGGCCCCAGTCCATGCGTAGGTCCCAGATCAGGGTGTAGAGGGAGCTGATGGTGGAGAAGACGATCAGCAGGTAGAAGAACgtgtctgcgtctgtgtgtccTTGTTCTGAAAcgaacacagaaacacacctgGTGTCAACCAACctgaccccgcccccccccgtgacccggaaacagacaagaggaagaagatgatgaatgaatgagattgAAAGATctggcagaaaaggaaaaaccttCAAGTTCTCTAATAATTCAACCACAAGAGGGCGCCCTCCTGTCAACAATACACCGACTGCTTTATTTGATGATCTGCTGACAACTTACATTAAAGttctgacaaaaacattttccatcaagTATAAAAGATCACCCTGAAATATTGCACACTACTCTGTGTCTGCACTGGGAGGTGGAGCTTTAGGGACTTCGTTTACCTGCAGGACAGTTTTCAGCCCATTAAATTATCCGAATTCTTGACTATTGACTGTTGATaaacagatggatgaatgaaatggTCCATTTCGTGTGATTCAATGCCAAGTATTCACCTGACCAGACGGCTctgccctgctctgctctcagtgTCTCAGCGCAGCGAAGAATAAATGCAATATGAGTGTTAGCTCTCATATCCAAACACTTTATTGGCTCCGCTAAAAGGGAGAGCAGCCTTTTGTGAGTATTATTcactttttctgcagctgggAACGTTTCTCACCTTCCTCCGTGTTTGAGTTTATTTGATCAGTAACTAAAAAGAAGATGAATTCCTCTTTCCCtgctttgcacacacacacgagcctCTGCACGCTTGGCTGTCACAACAATGATAACCTCCATTAGCCGCTGATCATTCAACAAGCTTTAGGTGACTTTACATGCGTTTAAAATATCATTTGTGCTTGGCAGaatcacagcagacacacagacgtcTGTCTGTGGGCGACGCTCCCATTTGTCAAAGCCATCATCTCTAAGCTACAGCTGCCGCTCAGCCGAGCTGTAGGTGAGACTCTTTTCTCCGGCTGCTGTGATGGCCGAGGCCTTTTCCCAACAGGCTGGTTAACCGCTGGACCGCTCAGAGGTTAAACACGGTGAGATACACACTGACTGGACGCTCAATTGGGGCCGTCGCTGGTCACTGGCTCCTGTCACACACAATCAGTTGCCTGTAGTCTGtgtcacatgcacaaacacacacttattgTTGCTACTGTTGTCCACGGGGCACCCAAGACGTTAAAGAGAGAACCAGAGAACTTCTGACAGCTTCACAATCAGCCCCCGCAATCAGAGGCGTTTCtcatctgaaacaaacagacCAACAAGGTAATTAAGAATCCTGCAGCCGACCAGCCATAACATTACGACCACCTGCCTAATATCGTTCTGGTACCACTTTTGCCCGCCGACTGGCAAAGTCAGGTGCCGTAACAAGATGATGAATGTAATTCAgaaagcctaaccctaaccaggTACCACATTTAGAAACAGTTTGGGGGTAAATTTGGATACTGCTTATTTCCATTTCactacatttcatttattcctttttagGCTTTCATCCCGAACCATAAAGTATCTACGAGGCCCATCCGTCTGTGAGTTGTTAGCATATATTGCAAAGATTGTGTCCCGTACTTCTTATTTTTTAACCTGTTAAAATGTCTCATGTATTTGTATCATAATATCAGTCACACTGTTTTCCAAACGTCATCCAACCTAAAGTGTTGGTTCCAACATGATCTAAAATCCAGAGGATGCAGCCTCATCAGAGGGGGTGTGGAGAGGAAGCAGAGTTCAGGCAGATTCGATTCTTTTATCTCCGTTGCTtcgttggtgtgtgtgtgttgcaattCCCCTCCTGATAATGAACGAGAGGTCAGCACATGAAATGAAGTTATAAAAGCTGTCAGCTCCAAACTCATCTCTATTCCAGCAGAGTCCAGCAGACATATGTTCAGCCCCAGGCTGCTAATtactcccctctcctctcccctctcctctcccctctcctctcctctcctcctctcctctctcctctctcctcccctcctctcctctcccctcactcctcctctctcccctcctctcctctcccctcacctctcctcctctcccctcctctcctctcccctctcctgtcctcctctcccctcccctctcctctcctcctctcctctcctctcccctcactcctcctctctcctctcccctcactcctcctctctcctctcctctctcctctcccctcctctcctctcccttctcccctcctctcctctcccctctcctctcctctcctcctctcctctcctctcccctcactcctcctctctcccctcctctcctctcccctcacctctcctcctctcccctcccctcccctctcctctcctctcctcctctcctctcctctcccctcactcctcctctctcctctcccctcactcctcctctctcctctcctctctcctctcccctcctctcctctcctctcccctcactcctcctctctcctctcctctctcctctcctcccctctcctctcctctcccctctcctctcctctcccctctcctctcctcctctcccctcactcctcctctctcctctcctctcccctcactcctcctctctcctctcctctcccctcactcctcctctctcctctcctctctcctctcccctcctctcccctcccctctcctcccctctcctctcccctctcctttcTTCAATGCAATCTCTTTTTTTATCGTTTGCTCCAAAACAATAACTTTAACTCATCTAGAACTGCTGTAGGTCTCAAGTCATTAAAGTGGAGCTTGTATTGATCCTTTTTAATGTATCTGCTTTATTTAAACAAGGAAATTCACCTTCACTGCTCTCATTAGCGTCAGTGTACATTTAGCTTTCCACTGAACTGGCTGTTTCTCAGGGTGCAGAAATCAAACTCTGTTTGCTGAGCCACATCAAAAATTATTCGACCTCAAATCCCAAGTTGACACaatgaggctgaaaaaaaaaaaaaaggtttggacTTCCTTCTCTGAAACTCCATCTTGGTTTGACCCAAACACACCAAAGAGGAGACGGCGGTTCATAATTCAACAGACTGAAATCTGCAAATGGAAGCGCTGGAACACCCCTCAGTCCTCAGCTGGTACGCGCCCCTGATTCATTCATAGCATTTATGGTTTAAGTATTTGGCTTCCCCGCAGCTGAATGTGGGCAGTTCCAGGAAGAAGGGAGCTGGAGGGGCAGTGAGGTCACACGGTCCTCATCGGGGATGTGATCGGGTTAGTAATGAAGGTGACACATCTGTGCGCAGACACTGGGAGCTCTGCCAGTTACTGACTGACACTCCAGCCACCTTTTATAGCTGGACTCAGCAGCGTGAACACGACACCAGCAGAGTGCCTTTTCTAGCAGATGCTGGGAAATGCAGGCAGGCTGGGCGTCATCTGTCCTGTGTCTGTGCCTTTATTACTTTGGAGGCCATTTAAGTTTGATTTCCATATATTTGGGCGCACGACTGCCTGTGTTCATTCATCAAAGGCTTTAAAATTTACCAGAACTCTTAATTTCTGCTGCCGGTAATTCAAATATCTCCACAAGAGGCAATTTCCTCAACCACCGATTCACCACCCCTGCGTGTctatgtgtgttagtgtgtgcgcttgtgtctGTCCTCCTTCATCCTTCACTTAACCAGCGAGCGTTCTCGGTCTCCATTATCATGTGGGATGAAAGACAACTTCATACAGAATAAGACATGAAGGGAGGCCATTAGTCTGCAGGTCTACTGGCTTCAGACCAGGAGGATATGGTCTGGATGTGGTTTAATGGACGTCTTTCCCCCTGCGCCGTCAAAGAAAAGACACTTCTGTCCgcctgtgtctgtctctcttcctggtTCATCCAGTATCAGATCGCTGGTGGTCAGACTTGGGAGGCAAgtgtattgatttaaaaaagaaggaagCCGAGCTGGGAAATAACTTTTAGGGGTTGAAGGGGCTGGAGCTGAAGTTTCACGGCTGGGATTTTGCtggcaaataaatatataaactggCTTCTGACAGGAGTTTAAATATATGAGTGGctgagaaagcagaaaaaagagctggGGACAATTATGAGCCGGAGAGCTGACACACAAAGGCTGAAGggtttttattgctgtttctCTGAACATGAACTTCTTTGTGACCGAGCTTCTGAATCAGAGTAATTGCAGGCTAATTGTGAAGCTGTCAGAGGGAAAGTGACTTGACTTTTAATGGTAActgctccctttttttttttttggccgtctgtcttcctcctcctcctcatttctAATCAATCTCAGATGGAAGcatctctttccctcctcctcagttttttctcctcttttcctccgCTCACATCTGACGCCACATTGCGACACCAGGATATTGTTTATCAATGCCTGTGTTTGACAAACCTTTCCAATTTCCATTATAAAGCTCCAGGCGCTGGCAACGAAGCCAAGGCCAAACTCAAGGTCAGCTCTCCattctgtgcacacacacgacaacaacacagccacacaaacatTGCTGCTTCAGTTTGTAGATTTTTTAGCTTTTAGACTAGCTTATTTCAGTCTAATCTTCATTTTCGATCCAAAATCCTGAacctgaaagaaaatgtcagctaACATGAAACTGACCTCCTGGGGGACACGCTACACTTGAGATATCTGTGTGCcgagatgtttgtgtgtctcatgccttacctttgtgtgtggagtAAAGCGCGGCGAAGGTAACGACAAAGAAAGTGGTGGAGTATTTCCCAGCGTTCACCAGGTGAGGGAAGGCCCTCTTGGTGTCACGATAACGCCTCAGGCATTGGATGAAGCGGAACCAGGCGGGCAGGCATTGGATGACGGCACGCAGACCGTACGAGTAGCTCTGGCACATGTAGTCCTGGGAATCTACAGCAGGAAGGGACAAGACGAGGTGAAGTCAGCGCTCGTCAGTATGAGAGTCACATGGCCAAACATCTCCCTTCCATTAGCTTCATGTTAACTGGCTGCGTAAGCGCCAAGGAGTCACTGTCGGTGGCGTTAACGGACAGCAGTCGAAACCTGGTGGTCATTTCACGTGGCGGGAAACTGTCTGGCTCAACAGATTCAAGGTTTAACTATAATATCTATCAGAATCTACAGCTGAACCATAAACGAATGCTGCTGAGCGGATTCTTAACTGGGACGTTCATTTGCATTCATACTGACGTCCAGATGTGTTTCATTATTACTGTTATCATCAAACCCAACAGGTTCCTGagtatttaaagagacagaaaagatcTGTGTACCCGTCACCCTCTTCGTCTGCATCCAACCAAACAAGCGAGGGGGTAAATAAAACACCTTGATATTCCTACAATACCATCTGACCCTTCTGTAATATTGCTTCCAGGATTTTTTGggaggtttgctgtctggttttctattttatttatttatttttttttcaacttccTCATGTATCAGTTTTGTCTATTTACTAAATTCAGAGGATCTGGTAGTTGTGACAGGATGTCGGAAAAAAAAGGGTCCTGATATGGATGATGAGCTGAAAAAATTCAACACGaaaccttttttgtttctgggccaaaaaagaaataaatgatcGTGGTCACAGATGTTAAGCTATtatatttacacagaaaatgagaaacttCTCAGTTCTACAGAAATACAAAGTTAAATGAATGGTGTTAATCAGGTATTTTACGGGAATAACAGGTGCTGAGGTTTGACATCTCACTTTTAAAGCTGGGCAGCAGGCCTTTCCTGTTGTTCCACTGCAGCTCAAAGATGTAGAAGCAGATGAGATACTCCAGGTCCATCAGAACGAACACCAGAGAGTTGAGCTGATCCGCCAGCCAGAAGTCTGCAAACTCCACGCGGTGAAATGGCGCCGTGAACACACGAAACTGGAAAAGtacaaaagaggagaaaaaaaaaaaaaaaaaggagattaGGTTAAGATATGAAGATATAAAAGCATCAGAAAAGTGTTTGGTGCACTTCaggaaacagcaacaaaattCACCTCAGATGTTACACTAAATTCTGCTAATGCGTCGCTTTAACACAAACTCATTTAGTCAGCAATTAATTAGTGTGAAATAGTGGCAGCACTTCAGTAGAGAGGTGCAAAGCAGGAAACAACCCCTCTTAATGATGTGCAGCACGCAGTGGGATACAGCCTGTAGAATACCTTATCAGCTCCGCACAGGGCACCGTAATGAGTCACGCTTTGTGTCCgtgtgttgcatttgtttacttgtgtgtttcagtgctcGCTGGTAAACAACACGAACGCATGAAGCGACCTGGCAGCGTGTCGGGGCTTCTATGGGCGTGTTATTTGGGATTTGACTTTTGGCAGGAGCTCAGTTATTGACCCCGCTTTGTAAAATGATACAACAGTGCTCAAGTCTTTCCAtttacccccacccccccccgcccctcagGCCACATGTGACATTCAGGAGCCACTGCATGCCTCACTTCGTGTGCTCTTTcagccacaaaacacaaacacacactttccttcCAATGAAAATGTCATAGAATAATGATCTTCATCGGCTCATTATGCATTTCCCTTAACTTGCCAATCAAAGTTTGTATTGATCGAGTGGCCATCTCGTCCATTTCCGCTCTGTGGATGTCTCAAGGCTAAAGCCGACTGCAGTCATGTGATTGGGTTTTCATTTCTTGAGCAAACACACGCAATCCGGGCTGTAGATCTGCAGTTTGTACTTGGATTacttttttgtcatgtgtcTGATGCTTTGGAGGAAACTAGCCCTGCTGGCACAGACGCATTTTAGAAAAACAGTCTGGAAGAAAACGAGCTGGTTTGCTGAAATTTCTCCTGAAATATTGCTCCACAAGGCCGCATGTATGACATCCATGACAAGAAGTTCATATCAGCCCTAATTCTGTGGAGGTCGTTATGATTGTGTGGGGACTATTCAGGGACGATGCTGATCACGGAGCCGTGTGAGCGGAACAGAGCTGAGGGAGCGATGATGACGACTTCGGGGAGCTGTGAAGGAAAGGACAGGAATATGAGGTGGgggtctgctgctgctgagggagagacagagtgggaggggtggaggaggaagaggtggaggaggaggaggaggagggatggaggagctCAGGCATCAGCATGCTGATAGATCTATGTCTGTAATGATTGCACAGTCACAGCCTCCACCTCTCCAGAGACCTAGCTGCATTTTATTATCcctcaaaccccccccccccgtctcacacacacacacacacacacacacacacacacacacacacacacacacactgtctctgtctTGCAGGCTGCTCAGACAAAGATCAGAATAACACAGGATGATGTTGTACAGATGAGAGATGAGATAGATATCTGAACTATTCGAATCATGCGTGCATTCTTtttgagagagaaacacacacacagccataaaTATAGACGCACAAACACTGTCAGCGGTGAAGTATCGCAGCAGtgtattattcatattatttacaAAACGATATTTTATCGTTCTCTTCTGCTCGTTTCATGTCGGATTTAGATCATCATTGAAGGAGAAATGTCTTATCccacacaaaaacaggcagaacaaATAGAACTGAAGTCCTTTACCCTTCAGGTAGCTTCAGTCTCACCTTGTTATCCAGAGAATAAAGGCCATTCTACAAAAAGATAATAAATCAGCACAGGTGGTTATGACAATTTCTCCAGGGGCTCAGAAGGCTGCTTTATGATTTGTTTTGGTAAATCCAGCTGGGGTAAACTATCGGTTTGGTGTATCTGCAGTTAAATAACCACCCATTCAAAGCTCAATCCTGAAGTCTGTGGTCTGTGCGAACCCATCTGCAGTTTTACTCACTGCTGACTCACAGTCGTCAGCGCTGGCCTGTGAGCatctgtgaatgttttcagacGCTCTTAGCATGCCTGGTTATTGGACATTGAAGTTCAAATGGCATCAATGGAACACTTTCAGATAAAGCAGACGcagaagaatgaaaaaacacattataaACGGACTGACCAGCAGCTTGAGGAGCCAGAAACGGGATTTGTAATAGCAGGTCTTGAAGGGGTTGATGAGGAAAAGCACCATGAAGCCATAAAGGATCAGAGGGTTGCTCTGCATGGGGAGGGAGGTGTACTCTGAGTAGAGACAGGAGAGGATGCTGAGACACCACAACACTCCCAGGAAACCCGCAATCTGTGGCACAAAGGAAACAGAACGGGCTGGCATTACAAGAAAGCTCTTTTTGACACATAATTCCAATTCCAATCTCATTTTCTCACTGCGTGTCTTAAAAGGCCACGATAGCCAATTTAAACACAAACTTAGATAATGGTTTCCATTTTTATCACACCTCGAACAGGTGTTGGTGTGAGAGGTTGTTGCGAGGATTGAGTTCGAAGATGAGGACATGGTTGACTCCAGCTTGTCTCCATCCGTATGTGTTGATGCCCAACAGGAAGAGGAACTCGATCAACAGGAAGCCTCCCCGATAGATCCGCACCAGAGGCCACACGTTCTCATAGCTGATGAACACcacacctgaaaaaaaaaaacaccaatttGTCTACATATTGTGCAGGATATGAAAAACGCGTGACTTCAAGCAGTCCTGTGACTTACCAGTGAGAACGAAGGCGATGGCGAGAATGATAAAAAAGCCACAGTAGAGGCCGACACGAAAGGTTGTCCAAGCCAAAGCCGGCTGAGTCAGAGGAAGACGAACAGACAAACATTAATACACACACctgaaaactgaatttatgaATAAGTTCAGAAACATCACGCATGTACACAGATCACATTTTCCAACTTCAGATAAAATCAAACAACCTGCAGAGCTCTAAGGTGCTTTGGCTCCTTTTATTATACAAATGTGTGCCGGGGAAATAAAGAGATCGATAGTCACGCAGCATAACTCTAGTCAGACATGACAGTAATTAATGCAGTAATAACAGTAGATATAATGTAGGGGGCTAAAGTGGCACGAGCTTGAAAGATATCCTGTCTGTTCAGCGATGGAAAGGCACTTATAAAATCAATACTGAGGGCTCTGATGGTTTCTCTCACTTTGTCTTTTCCCGTCTTCCTTCCCGTCGTGATACCTATCGTGGCCGGCtctcttttttggttttgtaaaCTGATTTTCATTGAATTGTATGTATTTTACTGTGCAGCACTTCTGCCTCctatgaaaataaatcagagcaCACAAACTAAAGAGGGGAAAAGGTTTATATAACTGAACAGATGACTCCTGTGCATCTGCCGCTTTTAATTACACGCTGCGTTAGCATTAGCCTGACCTTAGCTGCCCCCAGTGGAGGGACTCTCAGCCTCTTCATGGCCTTCTGACGGTCTCCTCcctccagctctgtggtgacaaGAGTCTGGACGTGCAGACAACAACCAGTTAGTTCAGTGGTATGTTTTTTATGTATGCGgtggcgtgtgtgtgcgtgagcatGATGCACCTCCGTCTCTGAAATGAGATGTGTGATCTTCTTGCAGGTGTAAAAAGGGGCCACCTCAACGTGAGCGACACGCCAGTCGGCCCCACGGGGAGTGTCCAGGATCTTGTCATGTTTCTTCAGGATCTTACGGAAACCGGTGAAGTTCAGGTTCTGTGGGCGACAACGAGGAGTCAGTACCGTCCATATaaacagtttctttgtttttgtgtgtgtgcgttgaaACCTGGTAGTTCTGGAGCAGGATGAGGCTGAGGTAAAACTCGCTGAAGGCGAGCTTCAGGTCCTTGatgttgtggtgtttgcagcGCTCCTCCTGCGACAGGTGGAACATCGTCTTGCGTTTGCGCAGGCCAGGCGGCACTTTGCTCTCACGCTGAGCATCCAGCGAGGACTGCAGCTCATTCTGCAGCGTGGCGAAACGTCTCTGGGCTTCGGCAAGTTTTTCTACACATGGCGAGATAAGAGGTTTAAAGTTtttgaaggcttttttttttcatttcgcAAACACAACCAAACATTATGATTCCACACATATGGATACTGTTTGGCTTCATTTAACACCAGACCGCTTTGGTGTCAGTGTTCATCTATTGGTGGTAATGATGAAGGAAACTGA contains:
- the xpr1a gene encoding xenotropic and polytropic retrovirus receptor 1a isoform X3, with amino-acid sequence MKFAEHLSSHITPEWRKQYLQYEAFKEMLYAAQDQAPSVEVTDEDTVKRYYAKFEERFFQTCEKELLKINTFYSEKLAEAQRRFATLQNELQSSLDAQRESKVPPGLRKRKTMFHLSQEERCKHHNIKDLKLAFSEFYLSLILLQNYQNLNFTGFRKILKKHDKILDTPRGADWRVAHVEVAPFYTCKKITHLISETETLVTTELEGGDRQKAMKRLRVPPLGAAKPALAWTTFRVGLYCGFFIILAIAFVLTGVVFISYENVWPLVRIYRGGFLLIEFLFLLGINTYGWRQAGVNHVLIFELNPRNNLSHQHLFEIAGFLGVLWCLSILSCLYSEYTSLPMQSNPLILYGFMVLFLINPFKTCYYKSRFWLLKLLFRVFTAPFHRVEFADFWLADQLNSLVFVLMDLEYLICFYIFELQWNNRKGLLPKGSDEQGHTDADTFFYLLIVFSTISSLYTLIWDLRMDWGLFDRGAGENTFLREEIVYPHKAYYYCAIIEDVILRFAWTIQISLTTMTSMNQTHSVGDIMATVLAPLEVFRRFVWNFFRLENEHLNNCGEFRAVRDISVAPLNADDQTLLEQMMDQEDGVRNRSGKKTWKRSYSLSLRRPLLSSSQSKKDTKVLIEDTDDEAFS
- the xpr1a gene encoding xenotropic and polytropic retrovirus receptor 1a isoform X1, which gives rise to MKFAEHLSSHITPEWRKQYLQYEAFKEMLYAAQDQAPSVEVTDEDTVKRYYAKFEERFFQTCEKELLKINTFYSEKLAEAQRRFATLQNELQSSLDAQRESKVPPGLRKRKTMFHLSQEERCKHHNIKDLKLAFSEFYLSLILLQNYQNLNFTGFRKILKKHDKILDTPRGADWRVAHVEVAPFYTCKKITHLISETETLVTTELEGGDRQKAMKRLRVPPLGAAKPALAWTTFRVGLYCGFFIILAIAFVLTGVVFISYENVWPLVRIYRGGFLLIEFLFLLGINTYGWRQAGVNHVLIFELNPRNNLSHQHLFEIAGFLGVLWCLSILSCLYSEYTSLPMQSNPLILYGFMVLFLINPFKTCYYKSRFWLLKLLFRVFTAPFHRVEFADFWLADQLNSLVFVLMDLEYLICFYIFELQWNNRKGLLPSFKNSQDYMCQSYSYGLRAVIQCLPAWFRFIQCLRRYRDTKRAFPHLVNAGKYSTTFFVVTFAALYSTHKEQGHTDADTFFYLLIVFSTISSLYTLIWDLRMDWGLFDRGAGENTFLREEIVYPHKAYYYCAIIEDVILRFAWTIQISLTTMTSMNQTHSVGDIMATVLAPLEVFRRFVWNFFRLENEHLNNCGEFRAVRDISVAPLNADDQTLLEQMMDQEDGVRNRSGKKTWKRSYSLSLRRPLLSSSQSKKDTKVLIEDTDDEAFS
- the xpr1a gene encoding xenotropic and polytropic retrovirus receptor 1a isoform X2, which translates into the protein MKFAEHLSSHITPEWRKQYLQYEAFKEMLYAAQDQAPSVEVTDEDTVKRYYAKFEERFFQTCEKELLKINTFYSEKLAEAQRRFATLQNELQSSLDAQRESKVPPGLRKRKTMFHLSQEERCKHHNIKDLKLAFSEFYLSLILLQNYQNLNFTGFRKILKKHDKILDTPRGADWRVAHVEVAPFYTCKKITHLISETETLVTTELEGGDRQKAMKRLRVPPLGAAKPALAWTTFRVGLYCGFFIILAIAFVLTGVVFISYENVWPLVRIYRGGFLLIEFLFLLGINTYGWRQAGVNHVLIFELNPRNNLSHQHLFEIAGFLGVLWCLSILSCLYSEYTSLPMQSNPLILYGFMVLFLINPFKTCYYKSRFWLLKLLFRVFTAPFHRVEFADFWLADQLNSLVFVLMDLEYLICFYIFELQWNNRKGLLPSFKNSQDYMCQSYSYGLRAVIQCLPAWFRFIQCLRRYRDTKRAFPHLVNAGKYSTTFFVVTFAALYSTHKEQGHTDADTFFYLLIVFSTISSLYTLIWDLRMDWGLFDRGAGENTFLREEIVYPHKAYYYCAIIEDVILRFAWTIQISLTTMTSMNQTHSVGDIMATVLAPLEVFRRFVWNFFRLENEHLNNCGEFRAVRDISVAPLNADDQTLLEQMMDQEDGVRNRSGKKTWKRSYSLSLRRPLLSSSSKKDTKVLIEDTDDEAFS